In the Enterobacter cloacae subsp. cloacae ATCC 13047 genome, TTTATGTCATTAAGATTCGTGCTGTTCAGCGGCACTCTTTGATGCGAGAAGCCCGTCGGCGCGGAACATACTCTTAATGCCCCTCACCGCCTGGCGAATACGGTCGCTGTTTTCAATCAGCGCGAACCGTACATGGGTATCGCCATAATCACCGAAGCCAATGCCCGGCGAGACGCAGACCTTCGCGTCCTGCAACAGCTTTTTGGCAAACTCCAGTGACCCCATCGCCGCGTAAGGCTCAGGGATTTTTGCCCAGACATACATTGACGCTTTCGGCATTTCCACCATCCAGCCAGCCTCATGCAGCCCTTTCACCAGCACATCGCGACGGCGTTTATACTGGGCGGCAATATCATGAACACACTGCTGATCGCCTTCCAGCGCGGCGATAGCGGCCACCTGCAGTGGGGTAAAGGTGCCGTAATCGTGGTAACTCTTAATACGCGCCAGTGCACTCACCAGCGTTTTGTTACCCACCATAAAGCCAATACGCCACCCCGCCATGTTGTAGCTTTTCGACAGGGTAAAGAATTCCACCGCCACATCACGTGCGCCCGGAACCTGCATAATGGAAGGCGCTTTCCAGCCGTCGTACACAATATCGGCGTAGGCTAAGTCGTGTACCACCAGCACATCGTAACGCTTCGCCAGTGCGACGACTTTCTCAAAGAAGTCGAGTTCTACACACTGCGCCGTAGGGTTAGACGGGAAGCCGAGGATCATCATCTTCGGTTTCGGATAGCTTTCACGAATCGCACGTTCCAGCTCGTTAAAGAAATCGACCCCTTCCACCAGCGGCACAGA is a window encoding:
- the alaC gene encoding alanine transaminase — translated: MAEFSPERRFTRIDRIPPYVFNITAELKMAARRRGEDIIDFSMGNPDGPTPAHIVEKLCTVAQRPDTHGYSTSRGIPRLRRAISRWYQDRYQVDIDPESEAIVTIGSKEGLAHLMLATLDHGDTVLVPNPSYPIHIYGAVIAGAQVRSVPLVEGVDFFNELERAIRESYPKPKMMILGFPSNPTAQCVELDFFEKVVALAKRYDVLVVHDLAYADIVYDGWKAPSIMQVPGARDVAVEFFTLSKSYNMAGWRIGFMVGNKTLVSALARIKSYHDYGTFTPLQVAAIAALEGDQQCVHDIAAQYKRRRDVLVKGLHEAGWMVEMPKASMYVWAKIPEPYAAMGSLEFAKKLLQDAKVCVSPGIGFGDYGDTHVRFALIENSDRIRQAVRGIKSMFRADGLLASKSAAEQHES